The genomic stretch ATAGCAGCAGATGCTGCAGAAAAGTCAAAGCAACATGAGGACCGTTGGATTAAAGAATACGGAAGACATTGTGTTGACTCTGTCAAGAATAGTTTCAGCAGAttgtgggaagaaaaaaaaattgcaggagGCTGAGATGTGGGAGGTGTAGAAATAAAGATGGTagaaataaacagacaaatcttCATGAAATTTGGCTGTGAAGGGAATGGTAAAGGGCATTAGTAGGAGCTGAATAGGGAGTCAAAGGAAGAGGCTTTTAGGTTGGGGAACCTTTGAACCTGTGTAAACATTGATAGGAAGCAGCAAGTAGAGAGCAGGTAAAGAAGAGAGGATGGAGAGGGGGGACTCTCATTAGCAAAAGGCCCCTGGGGAACTAGGAAGTGACATGAGCCAAAGCTCAGGTAAGAAATTGGCCTAAATAGGAGGAGAAAAGGCTGGAGAAATCGTAGATTTGGTGGCAGAGGTCAGGGAGCTCTCTAATGGCCTCTGTGAAGCGGGAGGAGATAGGATCTGCTAATTGGGGTGGGTCAGTGGATGGGAAGGGTTAGTAAAATCAAAGAATTGAAAAAGATAGAAGAGATCTGAAATAGCTAGTAGAGTTGGTACAAATTCCCGACGTGCCAGCAAAACCTTACATCCCGGtacctttatttctgttttgagcTCTCATTCCTCTAGGTGGCAGAGGCTTCATCTCAGTCAGTTCAGGAAGAGATGACAGGGAGGCAGTTGGATTCATgggtctggagctcagagagggATATGGGCTGAAAACATCCATTTGGGGTTCATCAGAACATAGTGTTTGTCTCTGGAGTCCCAGGAGTCATTGACATGCCTCAGCGAGAAAGAAGAGGACAAAGAGCCCAACTTGGGGGAAAGGCCCAGTAGAGGAAGAAGAATCAGCAAAGGAAACTCAGAAGGTAGGAAGAAAAGCAGGAGAATGTCATGTCACAGAACTAAGAGAAGTGAGTATTTGAAGTGAAATAAGAGGTCAGCTAGGATTAGGattataaaatattcatggatgtCATGTCTTCTTTCTTTGAGTTGGGGCACAAAAAAACAGAGGATATAATCATAAtactactatttattgagtatataGTGCCTGATTATGTCATTCAACCAACCAATCAATCATATATTAACTGAGTGAGTATGACTGTAGAGAAGTTTTCTTGTTatgagggcagagctggggactGCCCGGGCTAAGAGCTGCTAGTGGTCACCAGAGCCTCAGAGAATGAGGCAGGTGTCAAAATCTCGGTGCTTAAATAAAAATGCTACATTAGTTTGTTCAGCTTCAGTAATGAGGAGcaggtggagaaagagagagaaaggagcttaTTGTAAAAATTAGGAGAGGGAAAAACTTATTCTAAAAATTAGGAAGATTAAGCTTtgaggggagttccctggcagtccagtggttagggctccacgcttccactgcagtggggcctgggttcaattcctggtcaggaaactaagatcctgcacgccacatggcacagccaaaaaaaaaaaaagagagagattaagctttggggatcttttttttttctgccgtacgcgggcctctcactgttgtggcctctcccgttgtggagcacagggtctggatgcgcaggctcagcggccatggctcacgggcctagccactccatggcatgtgggatcttcccagaccgcagcacgaacccgtgtccgcctgcatcagcaggcagactctcaaccactgtgccaccagggaagccccaagctttGAGGATCTTGAAGCAGTCTGAAATTCAACTTTAAGATTTAGGAGGTGAGGACTCTGTTCTTCACCATGTCTTCTCACAAGACATTCAGGATCAAGCAATTCCTGGctaagaaacaaaagcagaatcgTCCCATTCCCCAGTGGATTCGGATGAAAACTGGTAATAAAATCAGATATAACTCCAAGAGGAGACGTTGGAGAAGAATCAAGCTGGCTCTATAAGGAATCGCACATGAGATGGCATACATATTTACTCTGTATCAAGTCACTTGCTTCTTACCATATCACTCTGAAAACATCACTATCTGGATAGCTGGATGTGTTTTATTgggaaaatgatttttctctttgtttctatgtttCTGCACTAGTAGGTTGGCTCAGAAATAAATACGTGAGAACGtctgttggaagaaaaaaaaagatttaggagGTGAAAACTGTGAGCTTCTGTTCGGCACAAGTTTGTCCGTAGGCACTGATGCCTGCTCTGTTTGCACAGAAATGGAAGCACCCTGAGAGAATCTCGTTCCTATAATAGAGTGCAACTGAAAACAGGACTTTGGGGATTAAATCAGGTTATGCATGGACGAATGGAGTTCACTGTTAAAAAAGAATGACCcctttcatcatcatcattattattattattatattattattacaggatcttagttcctcaaccagtgattgaacccgggccccggcaatgaaagtgccaagtcctaaccgctggaccgccagggaattccctaacgaCCCCTTTtagattaatttattttggtatatcCATCACTGAAAATTATACAacccttaaaaaaagaatgaggcagtTCTACTTGTCCTGATGTGCAAGGATTTCCGAGATATCTTTTTCAGTGAAAAGTACAAAGTGCAAAGCCGTGCGTTTAGAGTGCTCTTCTCAGAAGAGGACCTTTACGGATATGGGATATGTCTGCATATACAAAGAATACGGAAGAAAACAAGAAACTGGTGACAAAGGTGGCCCATGGGGAGGAGAGCTCAGTGACCTGGTATCAAGGCAGAGAGTTTGCATTGCACACCCTGTCGAATGTTGTAccaagtattatttatttaataaatatgtgtaaatacataaaagatgccTTTGGTGAATCATTGTGCAAGGTTCGTTTGTAATACAAAGTCATTCCCTAATTTGCTTTGGAAATGTTGACATTTGTGTATTGGTTTTTCTTAAAGCATGAAATACCAGAGTCTGAAAGCCACACCTGAGTGCTATAAATTTGAGGTCACCAACAAAACCAGCCATGCAAGTGTGACTTTCCAAAAGGCCAAACATTGTCAAGTGTCAATGCTCAGAGGCATTCCCAGCGTCTGAGAATGTCAGAGAGAAGGGACCCTGGAGAGAGTTGATAcaatcctcttctttctttcttttttttttttttttttttaaggattatataccatgaccaagtgggattttttttttaataaatttatttatttttggctgcattggatctttgttgctgtgcgcgggctttctctagttgtgatgtgtgggcttctcattgtggtggcttttcttgttgtagatcatgggctctaggtgcgtgggcttcaggaattgtggcacatgggctcagtagttgtggctcacaggctctagagcgcaggctctgtagttgtggtgcacgggcttagttgctccgaggcatgtaggatcttcccggaccagggttccgacccatgtcccctgcattggcaggcggattcttaaccactgcgccaccagggaagccccaatcctcTTTTTTCTAAATGAGGAGACTAAGGTTAAAGGGGAAGAGTTGTGCCTAACAAAGAGATAATGCCATTTTGTGTaaataagggagaaaaaatagtctCTCTATCCATATCTGCATGAAGATATGAAGAAAGGATACACAAAACACTAATACCAATGGCTAACTATATGGAGAGGGAAGGTGAGaaatgggagggtgggagatgggtAGGAATGAGATTTTTCACTTTGAACCCTTTATAATCCTTGAACTATTTTTTTGAACAATACAAACCTATTTAAAAGAGGGATGGGCCATTGACATCTACATGACTTACAATTCAGTTTTCAAGGAAGACATTATGAGGCTATGGGCtcagaaataaattaagaatCTGGTGTTGAAACCACAGGTCAAATCCTGCTGCTTCAAATGCCCATGACAGTCGGAGTTATTTTGTCATATTGAGATTTGTTTGAGATAACATGGGCCATTAGCTGGCCTTAGATCTTGTTTTTGATTATAGACAGATTTGTCAAAATCATGCAGTAACAGCCCCTTGCTAGTTTGTGGATTCAGTCATATGAAGAGGCACCACAGAGCAGGACAAAGATCAATGGACAGGAAGACAGGTAAGCTGGTTCTAACCGAACTTTGCAATTTAATTCACCTGTGACTCCGGGCAACTTAATTCCTCTCCTTAGgccagttttcacatctgtaaaatggaaggatTAGACGAAGTGATCTCTAGGTTCTCTGATATGACTGGAGTCTGAAACAGTTGTTAGCAATTTAGAACTAAAGGGGAATTTATGAGATCATTTTTCAAAGCCAGGAAATGGCTATGGACTGTTGGGTCACCTTTTGCTCCTTTGACCTGAAGTTACAACAAGAACTAGCAAGTGATCTTCTTGGCCCCTGTCTCCTacgaccacacacacacacacacacacacaccctgatgATGACTATTTAGATCTGTGTTCTTCAGACCACTAGTTTAGGGAAATGTTAATTAGTGCTCAatgaaacatctcaaatgaaTTTGGGGTATCCTGTACAATAAACGTTCCCAATGGAGAATCACAATGGTGTTAAAGGACCTAAGAAATCCTGcaatagaaaattataagacactgatgaaagaaattagagatgatacaaatagatggagagatataccatgttcctggattggaagaatcaatattgtgaaaatgactctactacccatagcaatctacagattcaatgcaatccctatcaaactaccactggcacttttcacagacctagaacaaaaaatttcaaaatttgtttggaaaaacaaaagaccctgaatagccaaagcaatcttgagaacgaaaaacagagctggaggaatcaggctccctgacttcagactatactacaaagctacggtaatcaagacagtgtggtactggcacaaaaacagaaagatagatcaatggaacaggatagaaagcccagagataaacccacgcacatatggtcaacttatctttgataaaggaggcaggaatgtacagtggagaaaggacagcctcttcaataagtggtgctgggaaaactggacagggacatgtaaaagtatgagattagatcactaacaccatacacaaaaataagctcaaaatggattaaagacctaaatgtaaggccagaaactatcaaactcttagaggaaaacataggcagaacactctatgacataaatcacagcaagatcct from Mesoplodon densirostris isolate mMesDen1 chromosome 10, mMesDen1 primary haplotype, whole genome shotgun sequence encodes the following:
- the LOC132497700 gene encoding large ribosomal subunit protein eL39-like; the protein is MSSHKTFRIKQFLAKKQKQNRPIPQWIRMKTGNKIRYNSKRRRWRRIKLAL